One genomic segment of Candidatus Paceibacterota bacterium includes these proteins:
- a CDS encoding radical SAM protein, which produces MFESVRLELTGRCDMKCLYCHAGEKNTACYNRDELPHSRWLEIVAECKRLGVKNFILTGGEPFLYRQWPEVVLACGEDARVVFSTNGKHFTDANFAVLEGLPQVKEFRTSIDGLATNDIIRDGSSYLESLENIRKLKRKFPDRKVMVQTVVYQQNLAEVPALYQALKDIGIYCWRLSQLWKTVRTERNRNILDFSDYEKMFDFFAEVIKTHQQDGKPFLLRIDNVYYSWIEKEDYAPMDLCGHPCSYNFNFLCINANGDLIFCPALNLPYASVKSRSIEDSVNGSDWLRDYKAMTVQSLGCRSCRYIRICGGGCRADALRWLGKIPTIDPNSCCMMPRIEAKILPLLGDGERRAFEVLIDHDGCFPQIHGENIEQAVCSFSKKGG; this is translated from the coding sequence GTGTTTGAATCAGTAAGACTTGAACTCACCGGTCGATGCGACATGAAGTGTCTTTATTGCCACGCAGGCGAGAAGAACACGGCTTGCTACAACCGCGACGAGTTACCTCACAGCAGGTGGCTTGAAATCGTGGCCGAGTGCAAGCGTTTAGGAGTGAAGAACTTCATTCTCACGGGTGGGGAGCCATTCCTCTACCGGCAATGGCCGGAAGTAGTTTTGGCGTGCGGGGAAGATGCACGTGTGGTCTTTTCCACTAACGGTAAGCATTTTACCGACGCCAACTTCGCAGTCCTTGAAGGACTTCCTCAGGTTAAGGAGTTTCGGACCAGCATTGACGGGCTGGCCACCAATGATATCATAAGAGATGGGAGCAGCTACCTGGAGTCCTTAGAAAACATCAGGAAGCTGAAGCGGAAATTTCCGGACAGGAAAGTGATGGTCCAGACAGTGGTCTATCAACAAAACCTGGCCGAGGTACCCGCCCTCTACCAAGCTCTTAAGGATATCGGCATCTACTGTTGGCGTTTGAGCCAGCTTTGGAAGACAGTGAGAACCGAAAGGAATCGGAACATCCTCGACTTCTCTGATTACGAAAAGATGTTTGACTTCTTTGCTGAAGTGATTAAAACGCATCAGCAGGATGGCAAACCTTTTCTTCTCAGGATCGACAACGTCTACTACTCATGGATTGAGAAGGAGGATTACGCTCCGATGGATTTGTGCGGGCATCCTTGCTCATACAACTTCAACTTTCTGTGCATCAACGCGAACGGAGACCTGATCTTCTGTCCGGCCCTGAACCTGCCTTACGCCTCGGTCAAAAGCCGAAGCATTGAGGATTCTGTGAATGGGTCTGACTGGTTGCGGGACTACAAAGCTATGACAGTCCAATCGTTGGGCTGTAGAAGCTGCCGCTACATCAGGATTTGCGGGGGCGGATGCAGAGCAGACGCTCTGCGCTGGCTCGGAAAGATCCCGACGATAGATCCCAACTCCTGTTGCATGATGCCGCGAATCGAAGCGAAGATACTTCCTTTACTGGGCGACGGAGAGCGGAGAGCATTCGAAGTTCTCATCGACCATGACGGATGTTTTCCTCAGATTCACGGGGAGAACATAGAGCAGGCAGTTTGTTCTTTCTCAAAGAAAGGAGGGTAG
- a CDS encoding ParB N-terminal domain-containing protein, with protein MRAKGTKIVNLSELQTNLFVRKELNQEHVLYLAELIENGVEMKDPIEIAESTNGVCPVVDGRHRKEAYELNNLKEIKVKVLQFEDEAEMISYAYRQNSGGSMPPSQEDTEHTVMLLIEKGEKQKRIAELLGLPVSLVRKYIKCVQSKQARLKIKKAVVAVAEGGLTVTKAAEKYNVEPEKVKEVLFGRKKKLKVGIPEIQGNLTKSHKSLSQKNASLMRSILEKYEDGDITESQAREIFVHIEQLQKRASRAIADWKKRFEALCH; from the coding sequence ATGAGAGCAAAAGGAACTAAAATTGTTAATTTGTCTGAACTTCAGACAAATCTTTTTGTAAGAAAAGAGCTCAATCAGGAACATGTTTTGTATCTTGCAGAGCTTATTGAAAATGGGGTCGAAATGAAAGACCCTATAGAAATTGCTGAAAGTACAAACGGTGTTTGTCCCGTTGTTGACGGCAGACACCGCAAAGAAGCCTATGAGCTAAATAACCTGAAAGAAATCAAGGTCAAAGTTCTTCAATTCGAAGACGAGGCCGAAATGATCTCTTATGCCTACAGGCAAAATTCGGGCGGTTCAATGCCACCTTCTCAGGAAGACACAGAGCATACTGTTATGCTTCTTATCGAAAAAGGAGAGAAGCAAAAAAGGATTGCCGAACTGTTGGGATTACCAGTCAGTTTGGTTAGAAAATATATCAAGTGCGTGCAGTCAAAGCAGGCACGCCTTAAAATCAAAAAAGCGGTTGTTGCCGTTGCTGAAGGCGGATTAACAGTGACAAAAGCTGCTGAAAAATATAATGTCGAACCCGAAAAAGTTAAAGAAGTTCTTTTCGGAAGAAAGAAAAAACTTAAGGTAGGAATCCCCGAAATTCAGGGAAATCTTACAAAAAGCCATAAATCTTTAAGTCAAAAGAACGCTTCGCTGATGCGGAGTATTCTTGAAAAATATGAGGACGGCGATATCACTGAGTCGCAAGCCAGAGAAATATTCGTTCATATCGAGCAACTTCAGAAAAGAGCATCCAGAGCAATAGCGGATTGGAAAAAGCGTTTCGAGGCGCTTTGTCATTAA
- a CDS encoding carbohydrate kinase family protein: protein MFDIITFGSASRDTFLKSKNLKSATKKTLVTKEGIYLSLGSKIDVENIYHFTGGGGTNCAVTFANMGLKTAYFGKVGEDEAGEDILKELKQLKVNISLVKKTKEKKTNQSIVLNVKDKDRTILVYRGASEIMGKENIFLPLAKWLYFAPLSGKASLKFNSLVDYGIKKGMKIAANPGNSQLSLKNIKKIIKKIDILILNQEEASMLANVLYKDEKSALKRISEFYKGIIVITKGPLGSVVLNNSFLYEAKTLKSKVLDRTGAGDAFSSGFISEYIYSKDIVKSIQRGTANASSTIGFWGAKNGLLRKNQSFKKIKVKVSKF from the coding sequence ATGTTTGATATTATCACATTCGGTTCTGCTTCAAGAGACACTTTTTTAAAAAGCAAGAATTTGAAATCTGCGACTAAAAAAACTCTCGTAACAAAAGAGGGGATTTACCTTTCTTTAGGTTCAAAGATAGACGTAGAAAATATTTATCATTTTACCGGAGGAGGAGGAACCAATTGCGCGGTTACTTTTGCAAATATGGGATTAAAAACCGCTTATTTTGGAAAAGTGGGAGAAGACGAAGCAGGAGAAGATATTCTAAAAGAATTAAAACAGCTGAAGGTTAACATTTCTTTGGTTAAAAAAACAAAGGAAAAGAAAACTAATCAGTCAATTGTTTTAAACGTCAAAGACAAAGACAGGACAATATTGGTTTACAGGGGAGCTTCTGAAATAATGGGAAAAGAAAATATTTTCTTACCGCTTGCAAAATGGCTTTATTTCGCCCCTCTTTCAGGAAAGGCCTCTTTGAAATTTAATTCTCTTGTTGATTATGGAATAAAAAAAGGAATGAAAATTGCGGCAAATCCCGGAAATTCCCAGCTTTCTTTAAAAAATATCAAAAAGATAATCAAGAAAATTGATATTTTAATATTAAATCAAGAAGAAGCTTCAATGCTTGCCAATGTTCTTTATAAAGACGAAAAAAGCGCTCTTAAAAGAATAAGTGAGTTTTACAAAGGGATAATTGTTATAACAAAAGGCCCTTTGGGATCAGTTGTTTTAAATAACTCTTTTCTTTATGAAGCAAAAACTTTAAAGTCAAAGGTATTAGACAGAACCGGAGCAGGAGACGCTTTTTCTTCAGGGTTTATTTCTGAATACATTTATTCAAAAGACATAGTAAAATCAATTCAAAGAGGAACAGCTAATGCTTCTTCAACTATCGGTTTTTGGGGAGCAAAAAACGGACTTCTTAGAAAAAACCAAAGTTTTAAAAAAATCAAAGTAAAAGTGTCAAAATTCTAA
- a CDS encoding 50S ribosomal protein L25 — MITLNAKKREKVKRDGVSIPAVVYGPKIETSSIEIDLKEFNDIYEKAGESTLVSLLIDDKKHPVLIHEVALDSLTGEPIHVDFYQPILDKEVEAQVPIVFFGESEAVKNLGGTIVKGIQEVEVKALPEKLPHEIKVDVSVLTDFEKEITIKDLFVGEGVKILREPDEVVANVQPPQKVEEELEKPVEEDVESVEKIKKEKEDEEKEPENS; from the coding sequence ATGATTACCTTAAATGCAAAAAAGAGAGAGAAAGTAAAAAGAGACGGAGTCAGTATCCCTGCAGTTGTATACGGACCAAAAATTGAAACATCTTCTATAGAAATTGACTTGAAAGAATTCAATGATATTTATGAAAAAGCAGGGGAAAGCACTCTTGTTTCTCTTTTGATTGATGATAAAAAACATCCGGTCTTAATCCATGAAGTAGCTTTAGATTCTTTGACAGGGGAGCCCATTCACGTGGATTTTTACCAGCCAATACTGGACAAAGAAGTTGAAGCCCAGGTACCGATAGTCTTTTTTGGAGAATCGGAAGCTGTTAAAAATCTCGGAGGAACAATTGTAAAAGGAATACAGGAAGTTGAAGTAAAAGCTCTGCCTGAAAAACTTCCTCATGAAATTAAAGTTGATGTCAGCGTTCTGACAGATTTTGAAAAAGAAATAACGATAAAAGATCTTTTTGTAGGAGAAGGAGTAAAAATACTCCGTGAGCCGGATGAAGTAGTTGCAAACGTTCAGCCGCCTCAAAAAGTTGAAGAAGAACTTGAAAAACCGGTTGAAGAAGACGTAGAATCCGTTGAGAAGATTAAAAAAGAGAAAGAAGATGAAGAAAAAGAACCTGAAAATTCATAA
- the proS gene encoding proline--tRNA ligase yields MIKGIDKNQKIDNNHNIRNDGPLTTNEHQLTNKETTVKTICKRSEDYSQWYQDVIANADLAEHSVVRGCMVIKPYGYAIWERIVAVIDSMLKSRGVKNAYFPIFIPQSFLEREKKHIKGFSPELAVVTHGGGKELEEPLVVRPTSETIIYESFSRWIQSYRDLPFMINQWANVVRWEMRPRLFLRTSEFLWQEGHTAHASLEEAEEYALMILNEVYAKFAEEYLAMPVYTGQKSEGEKFAGALRTFCIEALMQDGKSLQAGTSHNLSDNFSKSFNVTFLDKNGQRKNVFQTSWGVSTRLVGGLIMTHSDDKGLVLPPEVAPVQVVIVPIAKSGDEAIILKAQSIAKQLVGLSVEVDSREALRPGEKFYEWEKKGVPVRIEIGPKDLEKGSVILVRRDNGVKESCPIDQVSKRIAEILQDIQSNLFAAALKRRDETNKTADSWQEFEEALKQGGYVFSYFCGEESCEAGIKAKTKAVSRFLPMNAEEEEGDHYCIHCGKKTLHKKRWAFALAY; encoded by the coding sequence ATGATAAAAGGTATTGACAAAAATCAAAAAATAGATAATAATCATAACATCAGAAATGATGGTCCTTTGACAACCAACGAGCATCAATTAACCAATAAGGAGACTACCGTGAAGACTATCTGTAAGAGGAGCGAGGACTACTCGCAGTGGTACCAAGACGTTATCGCAAACGCTGATCTGGCCGAACATTCGGTCGTCCGCGGTTGCATGGTGATCAAGCCCTATGGCTATGCCATTTGGGAACGAATTGTAGCCGTAATTGACTCAATGCTCAAGAGCAGGGGGGTTAAGAACGCCTATTTCCCCATTTTTATTCCCCAGAGTTTTCTGGAGAGGGAAAAGAAGCACATAAAGGGATTTTCTCCCGAGCTGGCTGTGGTGACGCACGGCGGAGGCAAGGAACTCGAAGAGCCCCTAGTTGTCCGTCCGACATCTGAAACGATCATTTACGAATCGTTCTCCAGGTGGATTCAGTCCTATCGCGATCTGCCCTTCATGATCAATCAGTGGGCGAACGTCGTGAGGTGGGAAATGCGTCCCAGGTTGTTTTTGAGGACAAGCGAATTCTTGTGGCAGGAAGGCCACACCGCGCATGCCTCCCTTGAGGAGGCCGAAGAATACGCACTTATGATCCTCAACGAGGTGTACGCGAAATTCGCCGAAGAATATCTGGCTATGCCCGTATACACGGGACAGAAGTCAGAAGGCGAGAAGTTCGCCGGAGCCTTACGAACCTTCTGCATCGAGGCTTTGATGCAGGACGGAAAATCTTTGCAGGCCGGCACTTCCCACAATTTGTCTGACAACTTTTCCAAGTCTTTCAATGTCACTTTTCTCGATAAAAACGGACAAAGGAAAAACGTTTTTCAGACGAGTTGGGGAGTTAGCACAAGACTGGTAGGCGGGCTGATCATGACTCACAGCGACGACAAGGGATTGGTTTTACCGCCCGAGGTCGCTCCTGTGCAAGTTGTGATCGTTCCTATTGCCAAGTCGGGCGACGAGGCGATCATTTTGAAGGCTCAATCTATTGCCAAACAATTGGTTGGACTTTCGGTTGAAGTCGACTCTCGGGAAGCCCTGAGGCCTGGAGAGAAGTTCTACGAGTGGGAAAAGAAGGGTGTGCCTGTCAGAATCGAAATTGGTCCAAAGGATTTGGAGAAGGGTAGCGTAATCCTTGTACGTCGCGATAACGGCGTCAAGGAATCGTGCCCGATCGACCAAGTTTCAAAACGGATCGCCGAGATTTTGCAGGACATTCAGTCAAACCTCTTCGCAGCCGCACTGAAACGCCGGGATGAGACCAATAAGACTGCTGATTCCTGGCAGGAATTTGAGGAAGCTCTCAAGCAGGGAGGATATGTATTCTCTTATTTCTGCGGAGAAGAGAGCTGTGAGGCTGGGATCAAGGCTAAGACAAAAGCAGTAAGCCGATTTTTGCCCATGAATGCAGAAGAGGAAGAAGGAGATCACTACTGCATTCATTGTGGCAAGAAGACTCTTCACAAGAAACGCTGGGCATTTGCTCTGGCCTACTAG
- the rpsB gene encoding 30S ribosomal protein S2: MKTKIDQLSEAGLFVGHRKSATHPKMKPYISGEKNTIHLIDLEKTAEKLEEMLEKIKKIREEGKNLLLVGTKKQAKDLVKETADECKMPYVNERWLGGTITNFPIIKKRVEYYKDLEKKKAAGELEKYTKKERLEIDREIERLRLKFEGIKNMETTPDAIFVLDIQKDITAVKEAKIKNILIFAIIDTDDNPDLVDCFVPANNDAIVSIKYILDKIKEVLIKTPVAVKSVKTENKEIS, from the coding sequence ATGAAAACAAAGATTGATCAGTTATCAGAAGCGGGGCTCTTTGTCGGACACAGGAAGTCGGCAACGCATCCAAAAATGAAGCCCTATATATCCGGAGAAAAAAATACAATTCACCTTATAGACCTTGAAAAAACGGCCGAAAAGCTTGAAGAAATGCTTGAAAAGATAAAAAAAATAAGGGAAGAAGGCAAGAACTTGCTTTTAGTTGGAACAAAAAAACAAGCAAAGGATTTGGTAAAGGAAACGGCAGATGAATGCAAAATGCCGTACGTTAATGAAAGATGGCTCGGAGGAACTATCACTAATTTTCCTATTATCAAAAAAAGAGTAGAATACTACAAAGATCTTGAAAAAAAGAAAGCAGCCGGAGAACTTGAAAAATATACCAAAAAAGAACGGCTGGAAATAGACAGGGAAATTGAACGGCTGCGCCTCAAATTTGAGGGAATTAAAAATATGGAAACTACCCCTGACGCTATTTTTGTTCTTGATATTCAAAAAGATATTACAGCCGTAAAAGAAGCAAAAATAAAAAATATCCTTATTTTTGCCATAATAGATACCGATGATAATCCTGATTTAGTAGATTGTTTTGTTCCTGCAAACAATGATGCAATTGTTTCTATAAAATATATTTTGGATAAAATAAAGGAAGTGCTCATAAAAACACCCGTTGCAGTTAAAAGCGTAAAGACAGAAAATAAAGAAATTTCTTAA
- a CDS encoding YbaK/EbsC family protein, producing the protein MAVPKKIINFLQKEEIRHKVISHKTVYTSFDKSATLAVDPKLIAKTVVLKGDNSFYIAVIPGNRNLEKEKFKKTLNLTRKKNKEKLVKKIDFATERWINNNFKGVKIGAIPPFGKLFKYPLFLDKSLSKNKEIYLSSGNYNDSIIITPAFFKKTANDIFEGNFSAVKKKKKKSVKKKKKK; encoded by the coding sequence ATGGCAGTTCCAAAAAAGATAATTAACTTTCTTCAAAAAGAAGAGATAAGGCATAAAGTTATTTCTCATAAAACCGTTTATACTTCTTTTGACAAATCGGCTACTTTGGCAGTAGACCCAAAATTAATTGCCAAAACAGTTGTTCTAAAAGGGGATAATTCTTTTTACATTGCCGTTATTCCGGGAAACAGGAATTTAGAAAAAGAAAAATTTAAAAAAACGCTTAATTTAACAAGAAAGAAAAATAAAGAGAAGCTTGTTAAAAAAATAGATTTTGCAACTGAAAGATGGATAAATAACAATTTTAAAGGAGTGAAAATAGGAGCAATTCCTCCTTTTGGAAAATTATTTAAATATCCTCTTTTTTTAGACAAATCTTTGTCAAAAAACAAAGAAATATATCTTTCATCCGGTAATTACAATGATTCGATAATAATTACTCCGGCTTTTTTCAAAAAAACCGCAAATGATATTTTTGAAGGAAATTTTTCTGCAGTAAAAAAGAAAAAGAAAAAATCAGTTAAAAAAAAGAAGAAGAAATAG
- a CDS encoding carbohydrate kinase family protein, whose translation MFDIITFGSASRDTFLKSKNLKSATKKTLVTKEGIYLSLGSKIDVENIYHFTGGGGTNCAVTFANMGLKTAYFGKVGEDEAGEDILKELKQLKVNISLVKKTKEKKTNQSIVLNVKDKDRTILVYRGASEIMGKENIFLPLAKWLYFAPLSGKASLKFNSLVDYGIKKGMKIAANPGNSQLSLKNIKKIIKKIDILILNQEEASMLANVLYKDEKSALKRISEFYKGIIVITKGPLGSVVLNNSFLYEAKTLKSKVLDRTGAGDAFSSGFISEYIYSKDIVKSIQRGTANASSTIGFWGAKNGLLRKNQSFKKIKVKVSKF comes from the coding sequence ATGTTTGATATTATCACATTCGGTTCTGCTTCAAGAGACACTTTTTTAAAAAGCAAGAATTTAAAATCTGCGACTAAAAAAACTCTCGTAACAAAAGAGGGGATTTACCTTTCTTTAGGTTCAAAGATAGACGTAGAAAATATTTATCATTTTACCGGAGGAGGAGGAACCAATTGCGCGGTTACTTTTGCAAATATGGGATTAAAAACCGCTTATTTTGGAAAAGTGGGAGAAGACGAAGCAGGAGAAGATATTCTAAAAGAATTAAAACAGCTGAAGGTTAACATTTCTTTGGTTAAAAAAACAAAGGAAAAGAAAACTAATCAGTCAATTGTTTTAAACGTCAAAGACAAAGACAGGACAATATTGGTTTACAGGGGAGCTTCTGAAATAATGGGAAAAGAAAATATTTTCTTACCGCTTGCAAAATGGCTTTATTTCGCCCCTCTTTCAGGAAAGGCCTCTTTGAAATTTAATTCTCTTGTTGATTATGGAATAAAAAAAGGAATGAAAATTGCGGCAAATCCCGGAAATTCCCAGCTTTCTTTAAAAAATATCAAAAAGATAATCAAGAAAATTGATATTTTAATATTAAATCAAGAAGAAGCTTCAATGCTTGCCAATGTTCTTTATAAAGACGAAAAAAGCGCTCTTAAAAGAATAAGTGAGTTTTACAAAGGGATAATTGTTATAACAAAAGGCCCTTTGGGATCAGTTGTTTTAAATAACTCTTTTCTTTATGAAGCAAAAACTTTAAAGTCAAAGGTATTAGACAGAACCGGAGCAGGAGACGCTTTTTCTTCAGGGTTTATTTCTGAATACATTTATTCAAAAGACATAGTAAAATCAATTCAAAGAGGAACAGCTAATGCTTCTTCAACTATCGGTTTTTGGGGAGCAAAAAACGGACTTCTTAGAAAAAACCAAAGTTTTAAAAAAATCAAAGTAAAAGTGTCAAAATTCTAA
- a CDS encoding class II fructose-bisphosphate aldolase yields MKSLHSYFEKAKKEKFAVGQFNFSTIEQMKSTIRAAKKMESPVILGTSEGEGKFFGLKEAFVMKEIINLEYNVPVFLNLDHGKNFDFIKTAVDIGYDSVHYDGSLLPFDENIKRTKEVVSYAKKRGVLVEGELGVIKDKSSVSKKDFTSLSKVERFVKETNVDLLAISIGNVHGVYVKMPSLDLNLLSEIRKKTEIFLVLHGASGLKNEDIKNCIKRGIVKTNINTELRNVWKESLKKELSSKEIKPYKILEKTEKVLEKRVIEKIKTLHSFKKI; encoded by the coding sequence ATGAAATCCCTTCATTCTTATTTTGAAAAAGCGAAAAAAGAAAAATTTGCCGTAGGCCAGTTTAATTTTTCAACTATTGAGCAAATGAAATCAACAATCAGGGCGGCAAAAAAAATGGAAAGCCCTGTAATATTAGGAACCTCAGAAGGGGAAGGGAAGTTTTTTGGATTAAAAGAAGCATTTGTAATGAAAGAGATTATTAATTTAGAATATAATGTTCCTGTCTTTCTTAATTTAGACCATGGAAAAAACTTTGATTTTATAAAAACAGCCGTAGATATAGGATATGATTCTGTCCATTATGACGGTTCTCTTCTTCCCTTTGATGAAAATATAAAAAGAACAAAAGAAGTGGTAAGTTATGCTAAAAAAAGAGGAGTTCTTGTTGAAGGAGAACTTGGAGTTATAAAGGATAAATCTTCTGTTTCTAAAAAAGATTTTACTTCTCTTTCTAAGGTTGAAAGATTTGTCAAAGAAACAAATGTTGATCTTTTAGCAATCTCTATTGGTAACGTTCACGGGGTATATGTCAAAATGCCATCTCTTGACCTTAATCTTCTTTCTGAAATAAGAAAAAAAACTGAGATTTTTCTTGTTTTGCACGGCGCTTCGGGATTAAAGAATGAAGATATTAAAAACTGTATAAAAAGAGGGATAGTTAAAACGAATATTAATACGGAACTTCGAAATGTGTGGAAAGAATCTTTAAAAAAAGAACTTTCTTCAAAGGAGATTAAACCCTATAAAATACTTGAAAAAACTGAAAAAGTCCTAGAAAAAAGGGTTATTGAAAAGATTAAAACACTTCACAGCTTTAAAAAAATATAG
- the rpmE gene encoding 50S ribosomal protein L31, which translates to MKKTIHPKYFDKAKVHCVCGNNFTVGSTKEFLEVEVCSACHPFFTGKEKIMDTMGRVEKFRKRLEKKEEPKKKKEPKQKKEKQSKKLA; encoded by the coding sequence ATGAAAAAGACAATACATCCTAAATATTTTGATAAAGCGAAGGTTCATTGCGTTTGCGGCAATAACTTTACAGTAGGATCCACAAAAGAATTTCTCGAGGTAGAAGTTTGTTCGGCTTGCCATCCCTTTTTCACAGGCAAAGAAAAAATTATGGATACAATGGGCCGAGTGGAAAAGTTTAGAAAACGCCTTGAAAAAAAAGAAGAGCCGAAAAAGAAAAAAGAGCCAAAACAAAAAAAAGAAAAACAAAGCAAAAAACTTGCTTAA
- the tsf gene encoding elongation factor Ts (EF-Ts; functions during elongation stage of protein translation; forms a dimer; associates with EF-Tu-GDP complex and promotes exchange of GDP to GTP resulting in regeneration of the active form of EF-Tu) codes for MIDLDLIKKLREETSVSISKCKEALEKANGDIKKAKEFLKGFEKEIADKKSSRETNIGIVESYIHQNKRVGVLLDIRCESDFVAKSEEFGKLAHEICLQIAALNPKFIKKEDIPEDIIESEKKAYNDQFSDAKKPEKVIEEIIKGKILKFKKENSLLEQLWVKDPEKTIKGLIEEKVAKFGENIAIKSFVRYEI; via the coding sequence ATGATCGATCTTGATTTAATAAAAAAACTTAGAGAAGAAACATCCGTTTCTATTTCTAAGTGCAAGGAAGCTCTTGAAAAAGCAAACGGAGATATTAAGAAGGCAAAAGAATTTTTAAAAGGATTTGAAAAGGAAATTGCCGATAAAAAATCTTCCAGAGAAACAAACATAGGAATAGTCGAAAGCTATATACACCAAAATAAAAGAGTGGGTGTTTTGCTTGATATTCGCTGTGAGTCCGATTTTGTGGCAAAGTCCGAAGAATTTGGAAAACTTGCCCATGAAATTTGTCTTCAAATTGCGGCTTTAAATCCAAAATTTATAAAAAAAGAAGATATTCCTGAAGATATTATTGAAAGCGAGAAAAAAGCATACAATGATCAATTTTCCGATGCTAAAAAACCGGAGAAAGTAATTGAAGAGATAATTAAAGGCAAAATCCTTAAATTTAAAAAAGAAAATTCTCTTCTTGAGCAATTATGGGTTAAAGATCCTGAAAAAACCATTAAAGGATTAATAGAAGAAAAAGTAGCAAAATTCGGCGAAAATATCGCCATAAAGTCGTTTGTAAGATACGAGATATAA
- a CDS encoding ferredoxin, with amino-acid sequence MKIILDREKCISCGSCWSNCPRYFQKGDDEKAQLVGKKRVNDKKEEELDIEELSCAKDAADMCPVEIISIVE; translated from the coding sequence ATGAAAATTATTCTTGATAGAGAAAAGTGCATAAGTTGCGGCTCTTGCTGGTCAAATTGTCCTAGATATTTTCAAAAAGGAGATGATGAAAAAGCCCAGCTGGTCGGGAAAAAAAGAGTCAATGATAAAAAGGAAGAAGAGCTTGATATTGAAGAATTATCTTGCGCAAAAGACGCTGCTGATATGTGTCCGGTTGAAATTATCAGTATTGTTGAATAA
- the prfA gene encoding peptide chain release factor 1, with product MSEIESLRKEYNDILNQLGNPELISDWKKFEDLSKKKKKLENIIEKKEAILQIEKQIEENKAIISSEDMELLTLAEAEIGTLSQKKREIEKELKDFLEEENSSVDLNSVIVEIRAGTGGDEAALFAGDLFRAYLKYCAKKNWSHKVLDSNSTTIGGFKEVTFEIKGNNVFSLMENEGGVHRVQRIPETEKSGRVHTSTATVAVLPKPKEKKINIRTDDLKIDFFRASGAGGQNVNKRETAVRITHLPSGVVVVSQTERNQLQNKENALSILGAKIMEQKRKQEQSSVSNQRNSQIGLAKRVEKIKTYNFPQDRLTDHRIKKSWHGLQRIMDGDLDEIIETTKKELQLIE from the coding sequence ATGTCAGAAATTGAATCCTTAAGAAAGGAATACAATGATATTTTAAATCAACTCGGCAATCCTGAGTTGATTTCTGACTGGAAAAAATTTGAAGATCTTTCCAAAAAGAAAAAAAAGCTGGAAAATATCATAGAAAAAAAAGAAGCTATTCTTCAAATAGAAAAGCAGATTGAAGAGAATAAGGCCATAATATCTTCTGAAGATATGGAACTTTTAACCTTGGCGGAAGCGGAAATAGGCACTTTAAGTCAAAAGAAAAGAGAAATTGAAAAAGAATTGAAAGATTTCTTAGAGGAAGAAAATTCTTCTGTCGATCTTAATTCCGTTATTGTTGAAATAAGGGCTGGAACCGGTGGAGATGAAGCGGCTTTGTTTGCCGGAGACCTATTTAGAGCGTATCTAAAATATTGCGCTAAAAAAAACTGGTCTCATAAGGTCCTCGATTCAAACTCTACGACTATCGGAGGATTTAAAGAAGTTACTTTTGAAATAAAAGGAAATAATGTTTTTTCTCTTATGGAAAACGAGGGAGGAGTTCACAGAGTTCAAAGAATTCCGGAAACCGAAAAATCAGGAAGAGTGCATACGTCAACGGCAACGGTAGCCGTACTTCCCAAGCCGAAAGAGAAGAAAATTAATATAAGAACTGACGATTTAAAAATTGATTTCTTTAGAGCTTCGGGAGCAGGAGGTCAAAATGTCAACAAAAGAGAAACTGCTGTAAGAATTACTCATTTACCATCAGGGGTTGTTGTTGTTTCTCAGACAGAGAGAAATCAGCTTCAAAATAAAGAAAACGCCCTATCTATTCTTGGAGCTAAGATAATGGAACAAAAAAGAAAACAAGAACAAAGCAGTGTTTCAAATCAAAGAAACAGTCAAATTGGTCTTGCTAAAAGAGTAGAAAAAATTAAAACGTATAATTTTCCTCAAGACCGCCTCACTGACCACAGAATAAAAAAAAGCTGGCATGGCCTTCAAAGGATAATGGATGGCGATCTTGACGAGATTATAGAAACAACAAAAAAAGAGCTTCAGCTTATAGAATAA